In Corynebacterium sp. P4-C1, the sequence CTGACCGCGGGGGCGACGTTATCGTCGTGTCCTCCGGCGCCGTCGCGGCTGGCATGCTCCCTCTCGGCCTGACGGTGCGCCCCAAAGACCTGGCCACCAAGCAGGCGTCCGCGTCGGTCGGGCAAATTCACTTGGCCCAGGCCTGGGGCGAGTCCTTCGCCCGCTACGGCCGCACCATCGGGCAGGTCCTGTTGACCCAGTCCGACGCCGGTGTCCGCGAGCGCGCCCGGAATGCGCAGCGCACCATCGACCGGCTGCGCCAGATGGCGGCCGTCCCGATCGTGAATGAGAACGACACAGTGGCCACGTCGGAAATGCGGTTCGGTGACAACGACCGGTTGTCGGCGATCGTCGCAACGCTCACCGCCGCCGATGCCCTCATTCTCCTGTCGGACGTGGACGGCCTGTACGACCGCAACCCGAAAGAACCGGGCGCCACCTTCGTGCGGGAGGTGCGCTCCGGCAAGGACCTCGAAGGAATTGTCGCCGGCGACGGCGGCGTCTACGGCACCGGCGGCATGGCCTCGAAAGTCTCCGCGGCACGCCTGGCCACGCGCGGGGGAGTGCCCGTGCTGCTCACCTCTTCGGAGAACATCGAGCAGGCGCTCGGCGACGCCAGCGTGGGCACCGTCTTCCACACCCGCCCCGAATCGCAGCTGTCCGCCTGGAAATTCTGGGTCCTCTACGCCGCCGATGCCGAGGGCGTGCTCAGACTCGACCAAGGCGCCGTCGATGCTGTCACCCGGGGCGGAACCTCCCTGCTCGCAGTCGGAATCACTGGCGTGGACGGCGACTTCCACGCCGGCGACATCGTGGAGATCCTCGGCCCCGACGGCCAAGCTATCGGGCGCGGCGTGGTCGGCTATGACGCCGCCGAGCTCACCGGCATGCTGGGCAAGCGCACCGACGAGCTGCCCGAGCATCAGCGCCGCTCCGTGGTGCACGCGGACTACCTGTCCAATTACGCATCTAGGCTTTAAGGCATGAAGTTCGCGATCTTGCCCTCGCCGTGGTCCTTAACCGTCGACGAGCTGGAAGGCCACGGCCACCATCATGTGGACATCGAAGACAACCCCGACGTGCTGATTTATCACGGTGGCGCGGAGGAATTCCCGGAAGCCCTGCCGGACAGTGTCCAACTCGTCCAGTTCGCGTGGGCGGGCATCGACGCTCTCGACGGGGCGGGGACTCTCAAGCGCTCAGGTGTGCGGTGGGCGAATGCGGCGGGGCTGTACGACGATGCAGTGGCCGAATCCGCTCTCGCGCTCATCCTTGGGGCGCTGCACCAGTTCGAGCGGGTCACCCCGGATGGTACGGCGAAGAAAGTCATCGAGGAAGAATCCCGCTACCTCGTGGAGGACATGACGGTGGCCATTATCGGTGCGGGAGGTATCGGCAAGAAACTGATAGATTTCTTGGCCCCGTTCAAACCAGAGATTCTCGCGGTGAACCGGTCCGGCAACCCCGTCGACGGTGCGGATGAGACCATTCCGATCAATGACGCGGACGGGGTGTGGGGCCGTGCGGATGTCGTTGTCCTCATTGCGCCGTTGACGCAGCAGACGCGCGGCATGGTCGATGCGTCAGTGCTAGCGAAGATGAAGAAGAATTCGGTCCTAATCAATGTTGGACGAGGTCCGCTGGTGGTCACCGATGATCTCGTAGCGGCGCTTAACGACGGCACGATCGCGGGGGCAGCTCTGGATGTCACCGACCCGGAACCGTTGCCCGCCGATCATCCGTTGTGGGAATCAGATCGCTGCCTGATCACTCCGCACACCGGAAGCACCCCGCGATTCGGTAAGGAGCGTATTGGAGGACTCGCCCTGCAGAACTGGGATGCGTTCAATCGCGGCGAGCAAATGCTCACCGAAGTCGACGTGGAGCAGGGGTATTAATCGGTAGGATCGGCCATCATGAGTGATACGAGAGACTTGGAACGCGAAGAGGTAATGGCCAAAGCACAGGCGGCTAAAGCCGTCGCCCCGAGGTTGGCGACGTTGCCCACCGCCGAAAAGGATGCGGTGTTGCACGCGGCGGCGGAGGAACTCGTCGCGCGCACCGAGGAGATTCTCGCCGCGAACCAGCGCGATATCGAGGAAGGAAAAGCAGTCGGGTTGAGCGGCTCCCTCATCGACAGGCTGGCACTCGATGCCGACCGGATCGAGGGGATCGCCGGCGGGCTGCGCCAGGTCGCCTCGCTGCAGGATCCGGTGGGGGAGGTCCTGCGCGGCCGAGTCATGTACAACGGCATCCAAATGAAGCAGGTCCGCGTGCCCCTCGGCGTCATGGGCATGGTCTACGAAGCCCGTCCGAATGTGACGGTCGACGCCTTCGGTCTTGCGTTGAAGTCGGGCAACGTGGCGCTTCTGCGCGGGTCGAAGTCGGCGCGGAACTCGAATGAGGCGCTCGTGGAAATCCTCCAGGACGTCGCGGAGAAGTATGGCCTGCCGCGCGAGATCGTGCAGCTCCTCCCGTGCGAGTCCCACGATTCGGTCCAGGACCTCATCACCGCGCGCGGACTCGTCGACGTTGTCATTCCGCGCGGCTCGGCCCGCCTCATCGAGGCGGTGGTCACAGGAGCGACCGTGCCCGCTATCGAGACCGGCACGGGCAACTGCCACTTCTACATTGACGCCGATGCGGACCTCGACCAAGCAATCGCCATGGCGATCAACGGAAAGACGCGCCGTTGCTCCGTGTGCAACGCGACCGAAACAGTGCTTATCGACGGCGCCCTCGACCCCCGCGACCAGCTCCGCGTCATCACTGAGCTGCAGGAGGCGGGGGTGACGGTGCACGGGGACGTCGATAAGCTCTCTGCTCTCGGCGCGGAGAACGTGGTCGCCGCGACGGAGGAAGATTGGACCGACGAATATCTCTCGATGGACATCGCCGTGCAGATCGTCGACGGGGTGGACGGGGCAATTGCCCACATCGCGCAGTACACGTCGGGACACACTGAGGCGATTGCGTCGCTCAACGCGTACACCTGCCAGAAATTCGCCGCGGAGGTCGACGCCGCCGCCGTCATGATCAACGCTTCGACCGCCTTCACTGACGGCGAGCAGTACGGAATGGGAGCCGAGATCGGCATTTCCACCCAGAAGTTCCACGCCCGCGGCCCCATGGCGCTACCGGAGTTGACTAGCACGAAGTGGATTTTGGAGGGTACTGGACAGACGCGCGACTAGTTTCGGTTTAGGATGTTCCCGTCATTGAAAACTTCACACAGAGGAACATCCCCGCCGTGTCCCACCTTGTCTCGCGCCGTCGCGCGCTCGCAGTCGTCCTCGCCTTCGTCCTCGCTGTCACCTGCACCGTCGTTCCCGCCGCACCCAAGCGCGCTGAAGCCCGCGCGTGCCCGGCTGTCGCCGTCGTCGCCGCCCGCGGCTCCGGGCAGCCCAACATCGGCCGCACTAGCTACGCGAGTAGCCCCTGGGTGTCCAACGGCTGGGAGGGCGAGCATATCCGCGCCTTCCTGCGTACCTCGGAAAGCCGCTACCGCGCCACCCACAGTGGCAAGTCCCTGATGAATAACGTCGAGGTCCTGGGGCTCGGCCCCGAGTACTACCCGGCGTTCATGCCCGAGTATCACGGCACCGTCCCGGCGCTGCCGCGCACCCTCGCGCAGACGTTGAACCTCGTGGGCGTTTACGCGCTCCCGCTGTTCCAGATGGGAGCACAGGCGGCCCGCGACTTCGTCGGTTCAGTGGGCACTGGCCGCGTCGGAGTGATCCGCCAGATCGACGACTACCAGCGCGCCACCGGATGCCGCCCCCAGTACGTCGTCGTCGGATTCTCGCAGGGAGCGATGATCCTGCAGGACGCTGAGCGTGAACTCGCGCGCCGCGGACAGCTCGCCGGTGCCGTCTACCTGGGCAACCCGATGACCGCGCCGGGCGATCCTGCCACCGTCGGTGTGGCCGGCGGCGGTGCGGGCGGTCTGGTCGGCTGGTCGCCGCTGAATTCTAAGACTGCTGCCGCGACCCGCAACCGCGCCAACTACTGCCTGCCGCTCGACGGCGTGTGCGACTTCTCGCTGGCCACCCTCCGTGCGTCCGAGGCGACTGGCGGTAACCACGGACGCTATTTCGTCTGGCCGTCGCGGTGGGACAACGTCGTCGCCGATCGTTTCGGTAAATGGGTCGATGGGGTACGATACCGGTAGAAGCTGGTTAACGGGGTCTGTGTGTTTCCGTAAAACGCGCGCTGCGGAAACCGCAAAAGCCCAGCAAAAGGGTGATTTTTAGGAGAAAGAAGATCGGGATGCGTTTCGCTTCATTGGTTGTGGCTGCAACAGTCGCAGTGGCAAGTAGCGTCTGCGCCACACCTGCCGCCCACGCCCAAATTGAGGTAGTGGACACCCCGGTCGAGGTTCCTAAGTCCGCGCCGCCGGCAGTGATTATCGGTGATGCGGTCTACGTTCTCGTCGACGGCACCTACCGCAAGGTTGACAGCGAGCTACCCGTGGATCCGAACGTGCCCGACCGAGGC encodes:
- a CDS encoding D-isomer specific 2-hydroxyacid dehydrogenase family protein: MKFAILPSPWSLTVDELEGHGHHHVDIEDNPDVLIYHGGAEEFPEALPDSVQLVQFAWAGIDALDGAGTLKRSGVRWANAAGLYDDAVAESALALILGALHQFERVTPDGTAKKVIEEESRYLVEDMTVAIIGAGGIGKKLIDFLAPFKPEILAVNRSGNPVDGADETIPINDADGVWGRADVVVLIAPLTQQTRGMVDASVLAKMKKNSVLINVGRGPLVVTDDLVAALNDGTIAGAALDVTDPEPLPADHPLWESDRCLITPHTGSTPRFGKERIGGLALQNWDAFNRGEQMLTEVDVEQGY
- the proB gene encoding glutamate 5-kinase — encoded protein: MSEELRNEIAGAKKIVVKLGTSSLVDSSSAVSREKIDRIVDAIEARTDRGGDVIVVSSGAVAAGMLPLGLTVRPKDLATKQASASVGQIHLAQAWGESFARYGRTIGQVLLTQSDAGVRERARNAQRTIDRLRQMAAVPIVNENDTVATSEMRFGDNDRLSAIVATLTAADALILLSDVDGLYDRNPKEPGATFVREVRSGKDLEGIVAGDGGVYGTGGMASKVSAARLATRGGVPVLLTSSENIEQALGDASVGTVFHTRPESQLSAWKFWVLYAADAEGVLRLDQGAVDAVTRGGTSLLAVGITGVDGDFHAGDIVEILGPDGQAIGRGVVGYDAAELTGMLGKRTDELPEHQRRSVVHADYLSNYASRL
- a CDS encoding glutamate-5-semialdehyde dehydrogenase; translation: MSDTRDLEREEVMAKAQAAKAVAPRLATLPTAEKDAVLHAAAEELVARTEEILAANQRDIEEGKAVGLSGSLIDRLALDADRIEGIAGGLRQVASLQDPVGEVLRGRVMYNGIQMKQVRVPLGVMGMVYEARPNVTVDAFGLALKSGNVALLRGSKSARNSNEALVEILQDVAEKYGLPREIVQLLPCESHDSVQDLITARGLVDVVIPRGSARLIEAVVTGATVPAIETGTGNCHFYIDADADLDQAIAMAINGKTRRCSVCNATETVLIDGALDPRDQLRVITELQEAGVTVHGDVDKLSALGAENVVAATEEDWTDEYLSMDIAVQIVDGVDGAIAHIAQYTSGHTEAIASLNAYTCQKFAAEVDAAAVMINASTAFTDGEQYGMGAEIGISTQKFHARGPMALPELTSTKWILEGTGQTRD